The proteins below come from a single Epinephelus moara isolate mb chromosome 19, YSFRI_EMoa_1.0, whole genome shotgun sequence genomic window:
- the eif2ak2 gene encoding interferon-induced, double-stranded RNA-activated protein kinase, translated as MDVAKLNEYAQKERLALKYEDVGCVGPAHMKTFTVRAVVNGNTYPDGVGKNKKEAKQNAAKNALRGLFGEPDDSVKVCKSPEPGEEKHSGVSSKQEEELSQNVSDICDKTKSLSVITSDEGFAETNFIGLINSYCQRNNLPHDYILEKRCGPPHNPQFFYKLVINNKDYPVGEGKNVKEAKQNAAQLALCALRQQKDWDSKGSSCPADDSAPARLSMPPNTPGSHDAKSKKVPATTSDSVVPTSSSNPPKDQIQSPDVKPRRRIAANFQNAHKKSKENIADFNGKKTGNSPSKKTTTQTVSSRFTAEFDSIVCLGKGAFGRVYKAKQKLLKKDYAIKIVRCKEIKKALREAMALSDLHHRNIVRYYTCWLEDSEYQWDTVDDSGSTSQSTGNTPVNYLYIQMELCDTKTLRVWIDEKNILNVKKSLRDSKRRDESLSIVQEIVSAVEYFHSKMLIHRDLKPANIMFGQEGEVKIGDFGLVTNENDDDAENVIERTVYKGTPSYMAPEQKSKNTYDRKVDIFALGLIYFELLWNTGLERKAVWDDARNQKFPQVFLQYFSLESQIIKSMLCAKPDDRPEASKVKTDLEECASTLTKLKDMRRDNRTF; from the exons ATGGACGTAGCTAAACTGAACGAGTATGCACAGAAAGAGCGCTTGGCGCTGAAGTATGAGGACGTTGGATGTGTTGGCCCTGCTCACATGAAAAC ATTTACTGTGAGAGCAGTCGTGAATGGTAACACGTATCCTGATGGTGTGGGGAAGAACAAGAAGGAAGCCAAACAGAACGCAGCTAAAAATGCCCTGAGAGGCTTGTTTGGGGAACCAGACGACTCTGTGAAAGTGTGTAAAAGTCCAGAG CCTGGAGAGGAGAAACACAGCGGCGTATCAAGCAAACAAGAGGAGGAGTTGAGCCAAAACGTGTCAGACATCTG TGATAAGACAAAGAGCTTGAGTGTGATAACTTCAGATGAAGGTTTTGCAGAAACAAATTTTATAGGACTTATCAACAGCTACTGTCAGAGAAACAATCTCCCTCATGACTACATTTTAGAGAAAAGATGTGGTCCACCTCATAACCCTCA atttTTCTACAAATTAGTGATCAACAATAAGGACTACCCTGTGGGTGAGGGCAAGAATGTCAAGGAAGCCAAACAAAATGCGGCTCAGTTGGCCTTGTGTGCTCTGCGACAACAGAAAGACTGGGACAGCAAG GGATCTTCTTGCCCAGCTGATGACAGTGCACCAGCAAGGCTGTCCATGCCACCAAACACACC GGGATCTCATGATGCAAAATCAAAAAAGGTGCCAgcgaccacaagtgactcagtTGTTCCCACAAGTTCATCAAATCCTCCCAAGGATCAG ATTCAGAGTCCTGATGTGAAGCCCAGAAGAAG AATTGCAGCAAATTTCCAAAATGCCCACAAAAAGAGTAAAGAG AATATTGCTGATTTCAATGGCAAGAAAACAGGAAATAGTCCAAGTAAGAAAACAACAACCCAGACAGTAAGCTCAAG GTTTACAGCAGAGTTTGACTCCATAGTGTGCCTCGGCAAAGGAGCCTTTGGTCGAGTTTACaaggcaaaacaaaaactgctgaAGAAAGATTACGCTATAAAGATTGTCCGATGCAAAGA GATCAAAAAAGCTCTACGAGAGGCAATGGCATTATCAGACCTCCATCACCGTAACATTGTTCGATACTACACATGTTGGTTGGAGGATTCAGAATACCAATGGGACACTGTAGACGACAGTGGCAGCACTTCACA GTCGACTGGTAACACACCGGTAAATTACCTCTATATTCAGATGGAGTTGTGCGACACCAAAACACTCAGAGTGTGGATAGACGAAAAGAATATTCTGAATGTGAAGAAATCTCTGCGAGACTCTAAGAGAAGAGATGAAAGTCTAAGCATTGTTCAGGAAATAGTCAGTGCAGTGGAGTACTTTCACTCCAAGATGCTCATCCACAGAGACCTGAAG CCTGCCAACATCATGTTTGGGCAAGAAGGAGAAGTGAAGATCGGAGACTTTGGTCTGGTCACCAATGAGAACGATGACGATGCTGAGAACGTGATTGAGAGAACCGTGTACAAAGGAACTCCATCTTACATGGCTCCTGAGCAA aaaagcaaaaacactTACGACCGAAAAGTGGACATATTTGCTCTGGGGTTGATATATTTTGAACTCCTTTGGAACACTGGCCTTGAAAGGAAAGCG GTTTGGGATGATGCCAGAAACCAGAAATTTCCTCAAGTATTTCTACAATATTTTTCCCTGGAG AGCCAAATCATAAAGTCAATGCTGTGTGCGAAGCCAGATGACCGCCCTGAAGCAAGTAAAGTAAAGACGGACTTGGAAGAGTGCGCTAGTACACTAACAAAGCTTAAAGATATGCGTCGCGACAATAGGACTTTCTGA
- the LOC126407193 gene encoding interferon-induced, double-stranded RNA-activated protein kinase-like, giving the protein METGNCVARLNEYVQKTRSQLHYEDLGSVGPAHSKVFTQRVVLNGKVYPNGVGMTKKEAKYNAAKNALSSMFESAHQDSVDTTADENSHSSGQQKEELNQNVSDLCDETGRLSLNSKDNILAEANFIALVNHYCQKKNHGHTFVEERICGPPHKRQFFYKLIIDSNEYPVGEGMSIKAAKQDAARLAWSALQDQTDFDSKVSIRSTASEGGATSMLSARSASLESYESSSLNTSRSASHSILFTDSSNPSKAQMGLRSTVSENDAPARLSKPTSLESLASSQSMSTGTSSSGIQTDSSNSSKDQHAVKDRNMGNSQKDASTQSRFTADFDTIKPIGSGGFGSVFKARHKLLNKSYAVKIVRCEEKAFREVGTLSDLLHRNIVRYYTFWKEDSEYQLDISGGSSTGSYSSSQSTENSSAKYLYIQMELCDTKTLREWIKEKNAPSLQDSKRREESLRIAQQIVSGVEYIHSKRHIHRDLKPANILFGLDGEVKIGDFGLVTKDDDDDAVVDRTVDKGTPSYMAPEQREKAYDRKVDIFALGLIYLELLWKVSSGHERGEILRNAKRQMLPKEFSLTFPQENQLIKSMLCEKPKDRPEASKLQAELEKWAQMFNSQNVRRENVTY; this is encoded by the exons ATGGAAACAGGAAACTGTGTTGCCAGACTAAACGAATACGTGCAGAAGACACGGTCTCAGCTGCACTATGAGGACCTTGGCTCTGTCGGACCTGCACACAGTAAAGT ATTCACCCAGAGGGTAGTCCTAAATGGGAAGGTCTATCCCAATGGTGTGGGGATGACCAAGAAGGAAGCCAAGTATAATGCTGCTAAAAACGCCCTGAGCAGCATGTTTGAGAGCGCACATCAGGACTCAGTTGACACA acTGCAGATGAGAACAGCCATTCGTCAGGTCAACAAAAGGAggaattaaatcaaaatgtttctgaTCTTTG TGATGAGACAGGACGCCTCAGTTTGAACTCCAAGGACAACATCCTTGCAGAAGCAAATTTCATTGCATTAGTTAACCActactgtcagaaaaaaaaccacGGCCATACATTCGTTGAAGAGAGGATATGTGGTCCACCTCATAAGCGTCA GTTTTTCTACAAATTAATAATTGACAGCAATGAATACCCTGTGGGCGAGGGTATGTCTATCAAGGCAGCCAAACAAGATGCAGCTCGGCTGGCCTGGTCTGCTCTTCAGGACCAGACCGACTTCGACAGCAAG GTGTCCATCAGATCAACAGCCTCCGAAGGTGGTGCCACATCTATGTTGTCAGCACGATCAGCTTCACT gGAGTCCTACGAGTCATCATCTCTAAACACCTCAAGGAGCGCAAGTCATTCAATACTATTCACAGATTCATCAAACCCCTCCAAGGCTCAG ATGGGCTTACGGTCAACTGTGTCTGAAAATGATGCACCAGCCAGGTTGTCAAAACCAACTTCACT GGAGTCTCTTGCATCATCACAGAGCATGTCAACGGGTACAAGTAGCTCAGGAATACAGACGGACTCATCGAACTCTTCTAAGGATCAG caTGCTGTCAAAGACAGGAATATGGGAAATAGTCAGAAGGACGCATCCACTCAGTCAAG GTTTACTGCAGACTTCGATACCATAAAACCTATTGGCAGTGGAGGCTTTGGTTCTGTTTTCAAAGCAAGACACAAACTGCTGAACAAGTCTTATGCTGTGAAGATTGTCCGCTGTGAAGA GAAAGCGTTTCGAGAAGTGGGGACATTGTCTGACCTTCTCCACCGTAATATCGTCAGATACTACACATTTTGGAAGGAGGATTCAGAGTACCAATTGGATATTTCAGGTGGTAGTTCAACTGGCAGTTACAGCTCTTCCCA ATCTACAGAAAATTCATCAGCAAAGTACCTCTATATTCAGATGGAGTTATGTGACACCAAAACACTGAGAGAGTGGATTAAGGAGAAGAACGCTCCGTCTCTGCAAGACTccaagagaagagaagaaagtcTAAGAATTGCTCAGCAAATAGTCAGTGGAGTCGAATATATTCACTCCAAGAGGCACATCCACAGAGACCTTAAG CCTGCAAACATCCTGTTTGGACTCGATGGAGAAGTGAAGATTGGGGATTTTGGTCTGGTCACcaaagatgatgatgacgatgctGTGGTGGACAGGACAGTAGACAAGGGAACCCCATCTTACATGGCTCCGGAACAA AGGGAGAAGGCCTATGACCGAAAAGTGGACATATTTGCTCTGGGGCTGATATACCTGGAACTCCTTTGGAAAGTCTCTTCTGGCCACGAAAGAGGAGAG ATTTTGAGGAATGCTAAACGTCAGATGCTTCCCAAAGAGTTTTCACTGACTTTTCCCCAAGAG aacCAACTCATCAAGTCAATGCTGTGTGAGAAGCCAAAAGACCGACCTGAAGCAAGTAAACTGCAGGCAGAGCTGGAGAAGTGGGCGCAGATGTTCAACTCACAAAATGTGCGTCGGGAAAATGTAACATACTGA
- the gpatch11 gene encoding G patch domain-containing protein 11, which produces MSDEEEDYMSDAFLSKIQDVKPGVSMVRRVKEAMKKETRQQEINIKNRQKTFKEQEKESREAALQNSISNENKGFALLKKMGYKAGQGLGKEGAGRVDPIPLNIKTDRGGIGMEEMKKRKAEEELEHYRQKVRAKQQNETKSLEDFRSRVRTEREERKIEGDLKRSQRACEQLDSQKGITAPREDWYWPKAETDEEEDALKEEEEEEEEEIVELTSFDKLQILTSYLRGIHFYCIWCGTTYNDEEDLCSNCPGDTAADHD; this is translated from the exons ATGTCTGACGAGGAAGAAGACTATATGTCTGATGCATTTCTCAGTAAAAT ACAAGATGTGAAGCCAGGTGTCAGCATGGTGAGACGGGTAAAAGAGGCAATGAAGAAGGAGACACGACAACAGGAGATAAACATTAAAAACCGGCAGAAGACCTTCAAGGAGCAGGAGAAGGAAAGCAGAGAGGCAGCTTTACAAAACTCCATCAGCAATGAGAATAAAGGATTTGCACTTTTGAAGAAAATGGGTTACAAAGCTGGTCAAGGCCTCGGAAAGGAGG GTGCAGGAAGGGTTGATCCAATTCCTCTAAATATCAAAACCG ACAGAGGTGGCATTGGAATGGAAgagatgaagaaaagaaaagcagaggaGGAACTTGAACATTATCGTCAGAAAGTACGAGCCAAGCAACAGAATGAGACCAAATCTCTGGAAGATTTTAG GTCAAGAgtaaggacagagagagaggagcgaAAGATTGAAGGAGATCTCAAAAGGAGTCAGCGAGCCTGTGAGCAGCTGGACAGTCAGAAG GGCATCACTGCCCCCAGGGAAGACTGGTACTGGCCTAAAGCAGAGACTGATGAGGAGGAAGATGCGcttaaggaggaggaggaggaggaagaagaggagattGTGGAATTAACT TCCTTTGACAAACTACAAATTTTGACATCCTATTTAAGAGGAATCCATTTTTACTGCATATGGTGTGGGACCACCTATAATG ATGAAGAGGACTTGTGCTCTAACTGTCCTGGGGATACAGCAGCAGACCATGATTGA